A single region of the Halarsenatibacter silvermanii genome encodes:
- the mraZ gene encoding division/cell wall cluster transcriptional repressor MraZ — protein MFMGEYHHKLDSKGRVIMPAQFREILDDSFVITRGLDNCLFLYPPPEWKKLEEKLNSLPLTKKDARTFTRFFLSGASECSFDSQGRISLPQNLRNYANLDEDIVIAGIGRRIELWASDRWEDFLQDAEESHEDIAATLEGLEI, from the coding sequence ATGTTTATGGGAGAATATCATCACAAATTGGACAGCAAAGGACGGGTAATTATGCCCGCCCAGTTTCGTGAAATTCTGGATGACAGTTTTGTCATTACCAGAGGGCTGGATAATTGTCTTTTTCTTTACCCACCTCCTGAATGGAAAAAACTAGAAGAAAAACTCAACTCTCTTCCCCTCACCAAAAAAGATGCCAGAACTTTTACGAGATTTTTCTTATCCGGTGCGAGTGAATGCTCCTTCGATAGTCAGGGAAGAATTAGTCTTCCGCAGAATTTGCGCAATTACGCAAATTTAGATGAGGATATTGTTATCGCCGGAATAGGCCGCAGAATTGAACTCTGGGCCAGTGACCGCTGGGAGGACTTTTTGCAGGATGCCGAAGAATCACATGAGGATATAGCTGCTACTCTTGAGGGGCTTGAGATTTAA
- a CDS encoding D-alanine--D-alanine ligase family protein codes for MNFTKVCLLFGGQSHEHKVSIMSARSVFAQQEGLDNFEFHPTAITRNGFWLSEALSKKILNSDTKEIPEEYEKKYSSSWQSIKENFDEKIDLAFPLLHGPFGEDGTIQGFLETSDIPYVGCDVTTSVLGMDKIYQKNILENQGFPQANYISYNNLKNISANNDLSKRLDEEVSEKTGYPCFVKPSRQGSSLGISRVRSADELNQALEKALKYDDRVLIEESIAGREIECSVLAEDEECKASVPGEIIPAGDFYDYKSKYLTDETELITPAELSSEIEENIRSLSCDLFRNLGGKGFARIDFFLTSGENEVLINEINTIPGFTKRSMYPKMWQESGLDYVKLLQTLFYTTLKN; via the coding sequence TTGAATTTCACTAAAGTATGCCTGTTGTTTGGAGGCCAATCACATGAACATAAAGTATCCATAATGTCAGCCAGGTCAGTTTTCGCTCAGCAGGAAGGCCTGGATAATTTTGAGTTTCATCCTACAGCGATAACCCGGAATGGTTTTTGGCTCAGTGAAGCTTTATCTAAAAAGATTTTAAACAGCGACACAAAAGAGATCCCTGAGGAATACGAAAAAAAGTATTCTTCTAGCTGGCAGAGCATTAAAGAAAATTTTGATGAAAAAATTGACTTAGCTTTTCCACTTTTGCACGGTCCATTTGGAGAAGATGGAACCATTCAGGGTTTTTTGGAGACTTCAGATATCCCTTATGTAGGCTGCGATGTTACAACTTCTGTTCTCGGCATGGACAAAATTTATCAAAAAAATATTTTAGAAAATCAAGGATTCCCTCAGGCTAATTATATTTCTTATAACAACTTGAAAAATATATCGGCAAATAATGATCTAAGCAAAAGATTGGATGAGGAGGTCTCAGAAAAAACAGGCTATCCATGTTTTGTTAAGCCATCACGGCAGGGTTCCAGCCTTGGTATAAGCAGAGTCAGGTCGGCTGATGAACTAAACCAGGCTTTGGAAAAAGCTTTAAAGTACGACGATAGAGTTTTGATCGAAGAATCTATTGCCGGCAGGGAGATCGAGTGCTCTGTTTTAGCTGAAGATGAAGAATGTAAAGCCTCTGTTCCTGGAGAAATAATACCCGCGGGTGATTTTTATGATTATAAGTCTAAATACCTTACTGACGAAACTGAATTAATTACGCCGGCAGAATTAAGTTCTGAAATTGAAGAAAATATACGCTCGCTTTCCTGCGATTTATTTCGTAATCTCGGAGGAAAAGGTTTTGCCAGAATAGACTTCTTTTTGACCTCCGGGGAAAATGAAGTATTAATTAATGAGATAAATACCATCCCGGGTTTTACCAAAAGAAGTATGTATCCTAAAATGTGGCAGGAAAGCGGACTTGACTATGTTAAACTTCTTCAAACCCTGTTCTACACGACTTTAAAGAACTGA
- a CDS encoding UDP-N-acetylmuramoyl-L-alanyl-D-glutamate--2,6-diaminopimelate ligase, which yields MEARDLLKEIDWQNRYGRGDFSVADVTQDSRRAEEGFVFLARKGFKTDGHRFIKDAYQRGCRAFIVEELPETLPDDTFFIKVENSAEILGQVAAVVHDHPEKDLDIYGVTGTNGKTTTCYLLYELLNELGFKTGLIGTIKVDAGGEEYSAARTTPEASEIFRYLAEMRDNGCQGAVIEISSHALELNRVDNLILKSAVFTNISQDHLDFHEDMDDYLSAKLSIFDLLDEKEGIGVYNGDDAMIRSGADGAENLYSFSLKEESDFKAEIIEASAEEVDFRLNGYKFNLSMGGLFNAGNAAAALSVLFNEGYEAEKLDEALRGFSGVPGRMEKVENGLGFTILVDYAHTPAGMRNVLRSVTRLKYNDLIVVFGCGGDRDKDKRPKMGKAALEYAEKVFITSDNPRSEKPENIIDDIVSGIDFADYDSSWKIIEERGEAIREAVKEAEKGDILIIFGKGHETYQEFADERINFDDREEARKAVRRIEQ from the coding sequence TTGGAAGCCAGAGATCTTCTGAAGGAAATTGATTGGCAGAACCGATATGGCAGAGGAGATTTCAGCGTCGCTGATGTGACTCAGGATTCCCGCCGGGCAGAAGAAGGATTTGTTTTCCTGGCCAGAAAAGGTTTTAAAACTGATGGTCACAGATTTATAAAGGATGCCTACCAGAGAGGATGTCGGGCTTTTATAGTTGAGGAGCTGCCGGAAACATTGCCCGATGATACTTTTTTTATAAAGGTGGAAAATTCGGCTGAAATTCTCGGGCAGGTAGCTGCAGTTGTGCATGATCATCCAGAGAAGGATCTTGATATTTATGGAGTTACAGGTACCAACGGAAAAACCACAACCTGTTATCTTCTTTATGAGCTCTTAAATGAGCTTGGATTTAAGACTGGATTAATCGGCACAATAAAGGTCGACGCAGGAGGAGAGGAATACTCCGCCGCCCGGACCACCCCTGAAGCCAGCGAGATATTTAGATATTTGGCCGAAATGAGGGATAACGGCTGCCAGGGAGCGGTGATTGAAATTTCCTCTCATGCTCTGGAATTGAACAGGGTGGATAATTTAATTCTTAAATCAGCTGTCTTCACCAATATCAGCCAGGATCATCTCGATTTTCATGAGGACATGGATGATTATCTATCCGCAAAATTATCAATTTTCGATCTGCTGGATGAGAAAGAAGGCATAGGGGTATATAATGGCGACGATGCTATGATAAGATCAGGAGCTGACGGAGCGGAGAATTTGTACTCGTTTTCTCTAAAAGAGGAAAGCGATTTCAAGGCCGAGATAATAGAGGCCAGCGCTGAAGAGGTTGATTTCAGGCTCAATGGCTATAAATTCAATCTTTCAATGGGAGGATTGTTCAATGCCGGTAATGCTGCGGCAGCTTTGTCAGTTCTTTTCAACGAAGGATACGAAGCTGAGAAGCTCGATGAAGCTTTGAGAGGTTTTTCAGGTGTGCCCGGCCGCATGGAAAAAGTTGAAAATGGGCTTGGTTTTACTATCCTGGTAGATTATGCTCATACACCTGCGGGCATGAGGAATGTGCTGCGATCAGTAACCAGGCTTAAATACAATGATCTGATTGTGGTTTTTGGCTGTGGAGGAGATAGAGACAAAGATAAAAGGCCAAAAATGGGAAAAGCGGCCCTCGAGTATGCAGAAAAAGTTTTTATAACCTCTGATAATCCCCGCTCCGAGAAGCCAGAAAATATAATTGATGATATTGTTTCCGGAATAGATTTCGCCGATTATGATTCTTCCTGGAAAATTATTGAAGAGCGCGGAGAAGCAATCAGAGAAGCTGTAAAAGAGGCTGAAAAAGGAGATATTCTCATAATTTTTGGCAAAGGACATGAAACTTATCAGGAGTTTGCAGATGAACGGATAAATTTTGATGATAGAGAAGAGGCCAGAAAAGCTGTTAGGAGAATTGAGCAGTAG
- a CDS encoding septum formation initiator family protein, whose amino-acid sequence MRKGHFSGERFINGLQKIIDLKNQDRSAMIIFLMIFIMLILPMSIIITQSLRIVDLNYQVENLEENLSEVQAENSQIERQIAEKKNLERIERLAREELNMVEAENTRDLALTPQTEESQVLAAGEADSTGIFEEFVQVFRRAAAASFD is encoded by the coding sequence TTGAGGAAAGGTCATTTTTCTGGAGAAAGGTTTATTAATGGCCTGCAGAAGATTATCGATTTAAAAAATCAGGATAGAAGTGCAATGATAATATTTTTGATGATTTTTATTATGTTGATTCTGCCTATGAGCATTATAATAACTCAGTCTTTGAGAATTGTCGATCTTAATTATCAGGTGGAAAACCTCGAGGAGAATTTATCCGAAGTTCAGGCAGAAAATTCTCAAATTGAAAGACAGATTGCGGAGAAAAAGAATCTGGAAAGGATCGAAAGATTAGCAAGAGAAGAATTAAACATGGTTGAGGCTGAAAATACCAGGGATTTAGCTCTTACACCGCAGACGGAAGAATCTCAGGTTCTGGCAGCGGGGGAAGCTGATAGCACAGGAATATTTGAGGAGTTCGTGCAGGTCTTTCGCAGGGCAGCAGCGGCTTCTTTCGACTGA
- the murD gene encoding UDP-N-acetylmuramoyl-L-alanine--D-glutamate ligase, translated as MKNIDRDLLDLDGKKLALYGFKGVTGKSVINFLAARNKKLSLYDDSYKGESIDNYIQSAAGADKLNILDDKEKLLDHEVIITSPGVPTTQEFFRRSEFEDIEIISEIELAYNYFDRYIVAITGTNGKTTTTSMAGRILKKGLTSREVETAGNIGRPLLEIMEKTPPDSVILAEVSSFQLAGIKNFKPEIAVLLNFSPDHLDWHRTRSHYQKSKAKIFSNQDKTGLAIINGDSEVLREMLPEDGPSVKMISETLSGASVRIDGGLHFQKEKKFDENFISEDLIPLVGKHNLKNAAFAVLIASTLGVDISTLKKEIKDYTPPPHRLQKVKEYKNLDIIDDSKATNPHAALSALESLAGQYDNIYLIAGGQDRCSDLSDFTLKISRLTEGAVLLGETSEEMKNLLLKKNFDDFKLAVDMPGAVKKALSMIELEVAGDNLLLLSPGAPSWDMYDSYKQRGKKFRREVEKNLTE; from the coding sequence ATGAAAAACATCGATCGGGATCTGCTTGATCTGGACGGTAAAAAACTGGCCCTGTATGGTTTTAAGGGCGTAACCGGTAAAAGTGTGATTAACTTCCTGGCAGCCAGAAATAAAAAACTATCTCTATATGATGATTCATACAAAGGTGAAAGCATCGACAATTACATTCAATCAGCTGCCGGAGCTGATAAATTAAATATTCTGGATGATAAAGAGAAACTTCTCGATCATGAAGTCATCATCACCAGTCCGGGAGTTCCCACAACTCAGGAATTTTTCCGGCGATCTGAATTCGAAGATATTGAAATTATAAGTGAAATTGAGCTGGCCTATAATTATTTTGACAGGTATATAGTTGCCATAACCGGGACAAATGGCAAAACTACCACCACCTCTATGGCTGGAAGGATTTTAAAAAAAGGACTGACTTCGCGGGAGGTGGAAACGGCAGGAAATATAGGCCGGCCGCTGCTGGAGATCATGGAAAAAACGCCGCCGGATTCTGTAATATTGGCTGAAGTCAGCTCCTTTCAGCTGGCAGGCATAAAAAACTTCAAACCCGAAATAGCTGTTTTGTTAAATTTTTCTCCCGATCATCTGGACTGGCACCGGACCAGATCTCATTATCAAAAATCAAAGGCGAAGATATTTAGCAACCAGGATAAAACAGGTCTGGCGATAATCAATGGTGATTCTGAAGTTCTGAGAGAAATGCTGCCGGAGGACGGTCCTTCAGTTAAGATGATTTCAGAAACTTTAAGCGGGGCCAGCGTCAGAATCGATGGTGGCCTTCATTTTCAAAAAGAAAAAAAATTTGATGAGAACTTTATAAGCGAAGATTTAATACCCCTTGTGGGGAAGCATAATCTTAAAAATGCTGCTTTTGCAGTTTTGATAGCCAGCACTCTTGGTGTCGATATCAGCACATTAAAAAAAGAAATTAAAGATTACACTCCCCCTCCTCACAGGCTGCAAAAAGTTAAAGAGTATAAAAACCTTGATATTATAGATGACTCCAAAGCAACCAACCCTCATGCTGCTCTATCTGCTCTGGAATCTCTGGCCGGTCAATACGATAACATTTATCTGATAGCTGGAGGCCAGGACCGCTGCAGTGATCTCTCTGATTTTACCTTAAAGATCTCCCGGTTAACTGAAGGCGCCGTGCTTCTGGGTGAGACTTCAGAAGAGATGAAAAATCTTTTGCTGAAGAAAAATTTTGATGACTTTAAACTTGCAGTTGATATGCCAGGGGCTGTGAAAAAAGCCCTGAGTATGATAGAATTGGAAGTCGCCGGAGACAATCTTCTGCTGTTATCACCTGGCGCTCCCAGCTGGGATATGTACGATAGTTATAAGCAAAGAGGTAAAAAATTCAGAAGAGAAGTTGAGAAAAACCTCACAGAATGA
- the rsmH gene encoding 16S rRNA (cytosine(1402)-N(4))-methyltransferase RsmH yields the protein MGNKEQDHIPVLLDKAVNYLNIKEDGIYIDATLGRGGHAGEILHKLDEEKGQFLGIDRDKTAVNFCRDKFSDHKNAEFFHENFVKLPDIIRDKGLAGADGILFDLGVSSPQIDNPERGFSYSSPAPLDMRMNRDNNITAADIINNRSKKEISRILKEYGEERWAERISEFICRRRKDQEIETTEELVEIIKDAIPASARRKGGHPARRTFQALRIATNKELESLEKIMKKLPGLLVREGRVCVISFHSLEDRIVKHSFKEHARECTCPPDFPICRCEKEKELEIITKSPVRADEKEVEKNPRARSARLRAAKKL from the coding sequence TTGGGGAATAAAGAGCAAGATCATATTCCTGTTCTTTTGGATAAAGCAGTCAATTATCTTAATATAAAAGAAGATGGTATTTACATAGATGCTACCCTGGGCCGCGGAGGACATGCGGGTGAAATTTTGCATAAACTGGACGAAGAAAAGGGGCAGTTTTTGGGAATAGATAGAGATAAAACTGCTGTTAATTTCTGTCGTGATAAATTTTCCGATCATAAAAATGCTGAGTTTTTCCACGAAAATTTCGTAAAGTTGCCGGATATAATTCGAGATAAAGGTTTGGCAGGGGCAGACGGAATATTGTTCGACCTGGGAGTTTCTTCCCCTCAGATCGATAATCCCGAGCGAGGTTTTTCATACAGCAGCCCAGCTCCTCTCGATATGAGAATGAATAGAGATAATAATATTACCGCAGCTGATATCATCAATAATAGATCTAAAAAAGAGATCAGCAGAATATTAAAAGAATACGGAGAAGAACGCTGGGCAGAGAGAATTTCAGAATTCATCTGCAGGCGCCGGAAAGATCAGGAAATCGAAACCACTGAAGAACTCGTGGAAATTATTAAGGATGCTATTCCAGCTTCGGCCAGAAGAAAAGGAGGACATCCTGCCCGCAGGACATTTCAAGCTTTGAGAATTGCGACAAACAAAGAGCTGGAATCTCTGGAAAAAATAATGAAAAAGCTGCCAGGATTGCTTGTTCGAGAAGGTAGAGTCTGCGTCATCTCTTTTCATTCTTTAGAAGACAGGATCGTCAAACATAGTTTTAAAGAGCATGCCCGCGAATGCACATGTCCGCCGGATTTTCCCATATGTCGATGTGAAAAGGAAAAAGAGCTAGAAATAATTACTAAAAGCCCGGTCAGGGCTGATGAAAAGGAGGTTGAAAAAAATCCCAGGGCCAGGAGTGCGCGATTGAGAGCTGCTAAAAAATTGTGA
- a CDS encoding UDP-N-acetylmuramoyl-tripeptide--D-alanyl-D-alanine ligase — translation MISMNLSEIAEATGGKIVQGNPGRDYSNLVIDSRNAKPGDIFVAIVGENNDGHDFIFEALSNGAELIIASRSINPEAGESILQVKDTTRALQDLASYHRGLMEDVTVIGVTGSAGKTTTRDILYNVLGEDFRAYKSPENYNNEYGLPLTLLGLNGDEDVIVLEMGARNLGDIELLAEIARPHMGIITNIGAAHLENFGSLEKVTRAKSELLENMAGSGTGILNYDDENIRQVSGKFDDISMISYSLEDDNADYYADDVEVYPSGKKSEFKVREKSTGDRKRMVMNRSGKHNVYNALSAVAAARKLNMDWGSIQKGLLNIEVTELRQEIREFRGATIINDAYNANPLSMRAALDYLTSLEGDRNIAVLGTMLELGGFERVAHLDLGEYIEELDLDMLITLDRTARTIAEGAKKSGMDREKIYTFQDKENISVFLEDMIKPGDNILVKGSRRLKMEKIVELLLEQGE, via the coding sequence ATGATATCCATGAATCTTTCCGAAATTGCCGAAGCTACCGGAGGAAAAATTGTTCAGGGCAATCCCGGCAGGGATTACAGCAATCTCGTCATAGACAGTCGAAACGCAAAACCGGGAGATATATTTGTGGCCATAGTCGGAGAAAATAATGACGGACATGATTTTATATTTGAGGCTCTGAGTAATGGAGCTGAACTTATTATTGCCTCTCGTTCAATAAATCCGGAGGCCGGTGAATCGATTCTGCAGGTTAAAGATACCACCCGGGCTTTACAGGACCTGGCGTCCTATCATCGTGGATTGATGGAAGATGTTACAGTGATCGGCGTTACTGGGAGCGCTGGGAAAACTACTACCCGGGATATTCTGTACAATGTACTCGGTGAAGATTTCAGGGCTTACAAATCCCCTGAAAACTATAATAACGAGTACGGTCTGCCCCTGACCCTTTTGGGACTGAACGGAGATGAAGATGTAATAGTGCTGGAAATGGGGGCAAGAAATCTTGGAGATATCGAACTCCTGGCTGAAATAGCCAGACCACACATGGGTATAATTACTAATATAGGTGCTGCTCACCTGGAAAATTTTGGTTCACTGGAGAAGGTAACCCGGGCTAAAAGCGAGCTGCTTGAAAATATGGCTGGAAGCGGCACAGGTATACTTAATTATGATGATGAAAATATTCGTCAGGTGAGCGGAAAGTTTGATGATATCAGTATGATTTCTTATAGCCTGGAAGATGATAATGCTGACTATTATGCCGATGATGTTGAGGTATATCCCAGCGGCAAAAAAAGTGAATTCAAAGTTCGGGAGAAGTCTACCGGAGATAGAAAGCGAATGGTTATGAATAGATCGGGAAAACACAATGTTTATAACGCTTTATCAGCTGTTGCTGCGGCCAGGAAATTGAATATGGACTGGGGTAGCATTCAAAAAGGTCTGCTCAATATTGAAGTTACTGAACTGCGTCAGGAGATACGTGAATTTAGAGGTGCTACGATTATAAACGATGCTTATAATGCCAATCCACTTTCGATGAGGGCAGCTTTGGATTATTTAACCAGTCTGGAGGGGGATAGAAATATAGCGGTTCTGGGAACAATGCTGGAACTTGGTGGTTTTGAAAGAGTTGCTCATCTGGACCTGGGTGAGTATATAGAAGAACTGGATCTGGATATGCTCATTACCCTGGACCGGACAGCACGCACAATAGCTGAAGGAGCGAAAAAGAGCGGAATGGATAGAGAAAAGATTTATACTTTCCAGGATAAAGAAAACATCTCTGTTTTTCTGGAAGATATGATCAAGCCAGGAGATAATATTTTAGTCAAGGGTTCGCGCAGATTAAAAATGGAGAAAATAGTTGAATTATTACTGGAACAGGGTGAGTAA
- a CDS encoding penicillin-binding transpeptidase domain-containing protein, with amino-acid sequence MSDRHSMDEVHNRIRYFLFLCLLVFIIITGRLLWLQIFQSSHFQRLVLNQRIQQRQVDSDRGKILDREGRNLAVNTSAPTIVALPEKIDDPASAAEKLAEVLSADRRKLESRISGGSQLVYLERQVSNDIYSQVEDLNLEGISSIEEPKRIYPSGDLAGQILGFTGIDNFGLEGLEYAYNSILSGNPGLEIREMDALGDNIPLEIENQNNIDGDQGKNIHLTIDETLQYFAENELKRARENYNASGGTIIAMDPENGDLLALANSPDFNPNNFQDFSSEKMRNRAISDNFEPGSVFKVFTASLFLEYGYYDMQDKLYDPGSIKVNDAEINCWSADGHGTQSFVEIFANSCNPGFVQMGLSMDPENLIEGLERFNFGKNTGIGLPGESSGKLRPDHYSEVEQATMSFGHGLSVTPLQLITAAGAIANDGIIKKPRLVRGISSSTLNEEDIAELQSERIRKAISPDTAKKVRDLMIEAVEEGTGQEAKMEGLSVGGKTGTSRHYGDEDTYDTSFLALVPGDDPELAVLVVLRDIEGKEDEDFYASENAVPVFKNLISNALLERDLLAGNDDPDPDEYDKSTEKFEIGNYRGLNARNISRTLRRKGLNVKLIGEGETVKGQRPLSGAEVNSGSTLKLFLDDAKLENRKVMVPDFRGLETGEAENLARLYGFYLNGSVSGEISYQSPPPGERQEIFDSITIE; translated from the coding sequence ATGTCGGATCGCCACAGCATGGATGAAGTGCATAACAGAATAAGATATTTTTTGTTTCTTTGTCTGCTGGTATTCATAATAATTACAGGCAGATTGTTATGGCTGCAGATTTTCCAGAGCTCTCATTTTCAGAGGCTTGTCCTGAATCAAAGAATTCAGCAGAGGCAGGTCGACAGCGATAGGGGTAAGATTCTGGACAGAGAAGGCAGAAATTTGGCTGTCAATACCAGTGCTCCCACTATTGTTGCGTTACCTGAAAAGATTGATGATCCTGCTTCTGCTGCTGAGAAGCTGGCGGAGGTGCTGTCGGCCGACCGCAGGAAGCTGGAATCGAGAATCAGCGGCGGAAGTCAGCTGGTGTATCTGGAAAGACAGGTTTCTAACGATATTTATTCTCAAGTGGAAGATTTAAATCTGGAAGGTATATCCAGTATTGAAGAGCCAAAAAGGATTTATCCCTCCGGTGATCTTGCCGGGCAGATACTTGGTTTTACAGGGATAGATAATTTTGGGCTGGAAGGTCTGGAGTACGCCTATAACAGCATTTTGAGCGGGAATCCGGGGTTGGAAATCAGAGAAATGGATGCCCTGGGAGATAATATCCCCCTGGAAATAGAAAACCAGAACAATATAGACGGCGATCAGGGCAAAAATATACACCTGACCATAGATGAAACTCTTCAATATTTTGCCGAAAATGAGCTCAAAAGAGCCCGGGAAAATTACAATGCCTCCGGCGGAACTATTATAGCTATGGATCCTGAAAACGGGGATTTACTGGCTTTGGCCAACAGCCCTGACTTTAACCCCAATAACTTCCAGGATTTCAGCAGTGAAAAAATGAGAAACAGGGCTATTAGCGATAATTTTGAGCCCGGTTCAGTATTTAAAGTGTTTACCGCTTCCCTCTTTTTGGAATATGGTTATTATGATATGCAGGATAAATTATATGATCCCGGGAGCATAAAAGTTAATGATGCTGAAATTAACTGCTGGTCTGCAGACGGTCACGGTACCCAGAGTTTTGTAGAAATTTTTGCCAACTCCTGCAATCCCGGTTTCGTACAGATGGGTCTTTCAATGGATCCTGAAAATTTAATCGAAGGTCTGGAAAGATTTAATTTCGGTAAAAATACTGGAATTGGACTTCCCGGCGAGAGTTCCGGAAAGCTGAGGCCGGATCATTATTCAGAAGTTGAACAGGCTACCATGTCTTTTGGCCATGGTTTGTCGGTTACCCCTCTGCAGCTGATAACCGCCGCCGGGGCTATAGCAAATGATGGTATTATCAAAAAACCCCGGCTTGTCAGGGGTATATCCTCATCGACGCTGAATGAAGAGGATATTGCTGAGCTGCAGTCTGAAAGGATAAGAAAGGCTATATCACCTGATACCGCAAAAAAGGTTAGAGATCTGATGATAGAGGCTGTAGAAGAGGGAACCGGCCAGGAAGCAAAGATGGAAGGGCTGTCAGTCGGGGGAAAAACAGGGACTTCCAGGCATTATGGGGATGAGGACACCTATGACACCTCATTTTTGGCTCTGGTTCCCGGGGATGATCCTGAACTGGCAGTTTTGGTGGTTTTGAGAGATATTGAAGGAAAAGAGGATGAAGATTTTTATGCGAGTGAAAATGCAGTTCCAGTATTTAAAAATTTGATCAGCAATGCTCTGCTGGAAAGAGATTTACTCGCCGGAAATGATGATCCGGATCCGGATGAATACGATAAATCCACTGAAAAGTTCGAAATTGGAAATTATAGGGGTTTGAATGCACGCAATATCAGCAGAACATTGAGAAGAAAGGGATTAAATGTTAAACTTATAGGAGAAGGAGAGACGGTAAAAGGACAGAGGCCGCTTTCGGGGGCAGAAGTTAATTCCGGAAGCACACTCAAACTTTTTCTGGATGATGCAAAATTGGAGAATAGAAAGGTTATGGTGCCTGATTTTCGAGGTTTAGAAACTGGAGAAGCAGAAAATCTGGCCAGATTATACGGTTTTTACTTGAACGGATCGGTTAGTGGGGAAATCAGCTACCAATCTCCCCCGCCGGGCGAACGTCAGGAAATTTTTGATTCGATCACCATCGAATAA
- the mraY gene encoding phospho-N-acetylmuramoyl-pentapeptide-transferase: MDSAIFNFSIPFFIVLLSMPLMLPLLKKFELYQEIRELGPDSHRKKKGVPTLGGILFFPAMLFSSILFLPFNFLTSIILLIIAINWSVGVIDDLLIIKKSSAEGISGWVKLIVQGLTGLLLGLSMYYTEISISLFIPLIGDWLDPGILIIPLAVLVMMATTNAVNLSDGLDGLAAGLVIITVIFALPFLHEQGQIILSLLSLQGAGIMLGFLWFNFHPAAVFMGDSGSLMMGALLAAVLTYSGYSLLLVILGGVFVMEALSVIIQVLYFKWTGGKRVFKMTPLHHHFELAGWPETRVTSRFYIIQIIFGLAALFIGYM; encoded by the coding sequence ATGGATTCGGCAATTTTTAATTTTTCTATTCCTTTTTTTATTGTTCTGCTGTCAATGCCTCTGATGCTGCCACTTCTAAAAAAATTTGAATTATATCAGGAGATAAGGGAGCTGGGACCAGATTCACACAGAAAAAAGAAAGGCGTTCCCACCCTCGGTGGTATACTATTCTTTCCCGCAATGCTTTTTTCTTCTATTTTATTTCTCCCATTTAATTTTTTAACCTCGATAATACTTTTAATAATAGCCATTAACTGGTCTGTTGGAGTTATAGATGATCTGTTGATAATAAAAAAATCTTCTGCTGAAGGAATAAGCGGCTGGGTTAAACTTATTGTCCAGGGTTTAACCGGTTTGCTTCTCGGTTTGAGCATGTATTATACCGAGATCAGCATCTCACTTTTTATACCCCTGATCGGCGATTGGCTGGACCCGGGAATTTTAATCATTCCACTGGCTGTGCTGGTAATGATGGCCACCACCAATGCGGTAAATTTAAGCGATGGACTTGACGGCCTGGCGGCCGGACTTGTTATAATTACAGTGATATTCGCTCTCCCTTTTCTCCACGAACAGGGTCAGATAATCTTGAGCCTGTTATCACTGCAGGGGGCGGGAATTATGCTCGGATTTCTCTGGTTTAATTTTCATCCCGCCGCTGTCTTTATGGGAGATTCCGGATCTTTGATGATGGGAGCTTTACTGGCAGCTGTTCTGACCTATTCAGGTTACAGTCTGCTTCTGGTAATTTTGGGCGGTGTTTTCGTCATGGAAGCCCTTTCAGTTATCATCCAGGTGCTGTATTTTAAATGGACAGGCGGAAAAAGAGTTTTCAAAATGACTCCTCTCCATCATCACTTTGAACTTGCTGGTTGGCCGGAAACCAGAGTAACATCGAGATTCTACATTATTCAGATTATATTCGGTCTCGCCGCTCTCTTTATCGGCTATATGTGA